One genomic window of Helicobacter canis includes the following:
- a CDS encoding DNA adenine methylase — protein sequence MIYTKPPLPFMGNKKNMLKHIKQVLETMRADGVIDGESIFIDVFGGSGLVAHNIKQWYPRNQVLWNDYDNYQKRLDHIAQTESLRAWLYEKVRIY from the coding sequence ATGATTTACACCAAGCCGCCGCTACCCTTTATGGGAAATAAGAAAAATATGCTAAAGCATATCAAGCAAGTGCTAGAGACTATGAGAGCAGATGGGGTGATCGATGGGGAGAGCATATTTATCGATGTGTTTGGCGGATCTGGACTTGTCGCGCATAATATCAAGCAATGGTATCCGCGCAATCAAGTGCTGTGGAATGACTATGACAACTACCAAAAGCGGCTAGATCATATCGCACAGACAGAAAGCTTGCGAGCGTGGCTCTATGAAAAAGTGCGTATTTACTAG